The Pirellulales bacterium DNA window CCGGATCGCTCACACCGAGGTCGGCAAGTACCTTATCGGTGTATTTTTTGATCACTTTGGCGCGGGGGTCATAGTTTTTATACACCCGGTGCCCAAAGCCCATCAGGCGGAAAGGATCATTTTTATCCTTGGCCTTGGCAATGTAATGCGCCGCATCGCCATCGTCGGCCATGATATCGTCGAGCATCTCAAGCACAGCCATATTGGCCCCCCCGTGGAGGGGACCCCACAGTGCCGATACGCCTGCTGCCACAGCGGAATACAGGTTCGTTTGGGAAGAACCGGAAAGCCGCACGGTGGAGGTAGAGCAGTTTTGCTCATGGTCGGCATGCAGAATAAGCAGCTTGTCCATGGCTTCCACAGCCGCTTCGGCAATTTCCCCAAACATCATGTGCATGAAGTTGGCGGTATAATCGCGGCTAGGGTCGGGCTCAATAAAGGGCAGCCCGGCTGAGCGGCGGTATACGTAGGCCGAAATCACCGGCATATTGGCCAGTACCCGGTAAATGGTACGTTTGCGCACCGATTCATCAAACCATGACTCGAGGTCCTCGGCGAAAAAGCCGGTCAGGGAGGCTAATACTGCGGTAAGCATTCCCATGGGGTGGGTATCCTGAGGCAGGGCGTTGAGCACTGCTTTTACCCCTTCAGGCAACCCCATATGGGCTTTCAGGTCCGCATTAAAGGTGGCAAGCTGAGCCGCATCCGGCAATTCGCCATACAGCAGCAGGTAAATTACCTCGGGAAAAGAAACCTTTTCGGCGAGGTTTTCGATGGGATACCCTCTGTGCTCCAGGATACCGGCATCGCCATCGATAAAGGTAATGGCGCTTAAGGTTGCACCCGTATTTTTATACCCGGGATCCATGGTCACGTACCCGGTTTGGGCCAGCAATTTGGAAATATCGATGGCTTTTTCATTATACGTTCCTACGATGACCGGGAAAGAATGGCTCTTTCCATCGATAATCATTTCTACCTTTTCCTGAGGGGCGGACATGGGCAAATGGGTTTAAATAAATGATGCTTTAAAAACGGCCAAAAATACCCAATTCGAAAGGAAAAAAAAATTTGCCACTGCTTCAATTCGCAGCAGGGACGATGATTTTTCGCAGGAAAGCGCTTACTGGCTGTCCAGTTCGCGCAGCCCGGCTTCAAAGCCGCCATTGAGGATCGGAAACCGGCACCAGGTCTTGGGGTCCAAATTTTCATCATCCAGATGAAACGACGGGGCGTAACGCTCGCGCTTCCACTGGTTGCGGCACCAGAGGCGGAAAAAGCGCTCCACCCAGGCCGCCAATTGCCGCCGGTCGTATTGCGCAAATGGCCCCTCCACGCACAAAAAGGTCTCCAGCGGGTTGCGCTTGTCGCGGATTGCCGCTTTTTCAATCGCGTCCAGCAGGTCGTACGGCATCAGGTCCCCCTCGTCGGTTTGGGCCTGCTCCGGCGGGCGCAACTCCGCGGTGGGAGCCTGCTGGTTGACGTACCGCAATTCGGGGATCGGCCCCGCGCCGACCGGGCCGGAAGATTCCAGCCACCGCAGCCAATGCCGCAGAAAATGCTTGTCGATGCCCGCCAGGGGGCTAAGCCCGCCGCTGGTGTCCCCATCCATCGTGGCATAGCCCACCGCCGCCTCGGATCGGTTGCTCGTCGCCAAGAGCAGCGCATTTTGCAAATTCGCCACCAGCCAGACGCTGGGCGAGCGGACCCGCGCTTGGATATTTTGCAGCGCGATATCATCCGTTTGCCAGGTGAGTGTGCGGCCCAAGCCCTCCTCGACCAGCGCGATGTATTGCCGCACGACGGGATCGACATCAAACAACAGAAAGTTCGCCCCCACGGCCGCGGCCACCCGCCGCGCGGCCTCCAATGTGACCGGCCCGCTATTTTGCGTGGCTTGATACACACAAGTTAACAGTTTCTTTGTCAGGTCAGCGGTTGTAGCGCACTGTTCTATACCGGGAACGTACGCCAGTTTTTGGACAAATCCGGCATGGCCTAATTCGCGCACACCCAGGCGCGCCATTAACCCCACTAGGCAAGCGAGCGCCGAGGAATCCGCCCCGCCGCTCAGTGAAATCACAAACCCCCGCGAGCGGCTCTTGCGCAAATAGTCAAATAATCCCAGCGTGAGCGCGTGGGTGAATTCCTCTTCTTTGTCAACCGCGTTTGGCCAGGGGAGCGGCGGAATCACGGCGGGACGCGGGACGGCCAGCCGGGGCCAGTCAAAGGGCGCACGGACACAATCATCGTCGTCCAGTCGCAATTGGGGCTGATAACTGCCGCTGGCGGCGCGGCTTTGGCGGGTAGCGTCCAAGTCGGCATAAGCGGCGGTCAGGCGCATATCGGCAAAGGAAAACTGCGGGCCAATGGCTAGCATTTTACCGCCGCTGGCGATCATGGCCCCGCCGTCATAAATAGCGCGGCCCGCCTCGTTCCCCAGCAAATTGGCATAAAGATAGCTGACGCCAAACGCGCGGGAGCCCTCTAGCACAAACCGCTGGCGAATTTCATCCTTGCCAAAGGCAAAGTGGCTGGCGCTGGGGTTTAGGATCACATCCGCCCCGCGCAGGGCGTGCCGCGCGCCGGGCCGATTGGCCACCCAAGCGTCCTCGCAAATTTCAAAGCCGATCCGCACGCCGCCAATGTCAAATAGCAAATCCCCCAGGGGATAACCCGCGGGTTCGCCTGTTGTGCGCGCGTTTTCCGCGGCATCCGCGGAGACCTGGGTGTAGTCCTCTAGGTCGCTGGCGGAAAATCGCGTCTGCAATTCCGCGGGCCACGGTTTGAACCAGCGCGGTTCATAATGGATGCCATCGCCCGCCAGATGCTGCTTGGCGGCAAATCCGGCGATCCGGCCATCGACCAAAAGCGCCGCCGTATTGTAAAGCGCGTTTTGATACAAGAGCGGCAGCCCCACGCAGACGATCATGCCGTGTGTGGCGGGCAATACAGCGTGCAAGACCCGCCACGCCTGTCTCCGCGTGTTCGCCGCCAAAAAGGCATCTTCGCAGCCGTAACCCGTGATGCACAGTTCCGGTAGGCACAGGACCGTCACCCCCGCCGCGCGGGCCGCGGCAATCGCCTGTAAGATCCGGTCTTGATTGCCGTCCCAATCGAGCGGGGTTTGATTGAGTACGGCGGTCCCCAAACTAAGCCATTGCATGCGGGTAAAGATTAAAGGTTTAAATACATAGCCACAGAGGCGCAAAGAACGCAGAGGAATTCACAGAGGATTGCATAAAATTAGTATAAAAAGCAACAAGTCCCATCACAGGTTTAATTTAGGGTCGGTTGCTTTACTGGTATGATTGCGGGTTGCTTGATTTTTGTTTTCTCTGTGATACACCTCAGTGTATTCTGTGCCTCAGTGGCTATAAAGATTGATCGAATAACCATTTATTCTAGTCCCAATCCCCCGTTGGACCCACCAGCGACCGCGCGGGATTCCAAAATCAAACGTTCCGCGCCGGCGGCGATCAGTACATTTCCTGTTGAGACTCCCAGTTCCTCCGCCGCCAGCAATGCCTGCGCGGGGTCATTAGGCCACAAAACACGCTGTTCCGTGGGCAATTTCACGGTTCCCGCGATATTTAGCACACAGACCGACAACACCATTTCGTCATTTTCCCGCCTGGCCCAAGCCCCGATCGGCGCCAGGCACCCTCCGCGGAGGGTATGCAGGCAGGCCCGCTCGGCTAGGACCGCCGCCTGGGAAACGGGATCATTTAATGCCCCCACCATCGCTTGGGTGGTTGCGTCATCGGCGCGGGTTTCCAGTCCCAAGGCCCCCTGGCCAACGGCGGAAAGCAGCAGATCAGGTGAAAACAGCTCGCTAATGCGGTCGGTATGGCCCAAGCGGCGCAAACCGGCTTCCGCGAGGACGATGGCGTCATATTCGCCGTGATCCAGTTTTTTGAGCCGTGTATCGACATTGCCGCGAATATCCAGATACGTCAAATCCGCGCGGGCGTTCCGCAGTTGGCTGACACGGCGGGAACTGCCTGTGCCTATCCGCGCGCTAGCTGGCAAGTTGGCAAATGTCACGCCTCCGCGGCTGATGAGGACATCGGCGACGCTTTCCCGTGGGGGGATCGCCGCCAGCGCTAGACCGGGAACAACCTGGGTGGGAAGGTCCTTAAGGCTATGCACCGCCAGATCGACCCGACCGTCCAAAAGTGACCGCTGGATTTCCTTGGTAAAGACCCCCTGGGTGGGGAGGGTGCCGATCGGCCCGGACTGATCGATGTCGCCGCTAGTGGAAATAAAGACCAACTCTGTCGAGACACCCCGCTGCGCCAACTGTGTGGCGACCCATTCCGCCTGCCAGCGCGCGAGCGCGCTCGCGCGGGTGCCGATGCGAAGGGTAGTGGAAGAAGGATGCAACATAGCAATATTTTTAATTTTCGCCACGCGCGGTTTGTTGATTATCAAATTGCTTTGGGGTTTCGTCTGGCTGACTTTCGGGTTCTTCCACTTTCCAAAATGTCAATTGACCTATGACAATTTCCGGAGTCAATTCAATATTGAAAGGACCTAAATTGTAAATTTCCAAGGCTAATCGACCTTTCCAACCAGCATGCGCGTGCGGAGCGGTTAAATGCACCAACACGCCCAGCCGCGCTAGACTGCTTTTTCCTTGGATATGCATCGCCAGATCGGATGGTAAAGTCGTATGTTGCCGCAAATCCGCTAAATAAAATGTATGCGGGCGTAGGGTGATTATTCCCGAGTTGTCCACGGGCACTTCGCGGAGATAAGTTTTGGCGAATTCGCGATAGGAAAATTGTTGCTGCTTTTTATGTAGGGAAATCGTAAGTGTCGTGCCTGTGGCGGGTTGCAACCATTCATAGACTTTGTTACCCAAATGCACATCCACGGAGTCACTATCATAATCTCCGGCAAGTGGAGGAGGATCAATCAATAAACTCCCATCCGCGATCCGTCGTTGAATGGCCGCACGAGAAAGTAAGCCCATTACTCCGCCACCTCGCTTTTGGGTATCCAGACCCGCCGCCCAGCGGTAATAACTTGCCGTGGCAGTTCCACCAACATGGAATCACAGTTGACCTGGACAATGCCTGCTTCGATTAATCCTGGCTTTTCTTCCTCATTTTGGGGAATCCTGCCATCGGCAAACCGTACATGATCTGGCTCTACAAAAGATTCGTAACTTTGATCAACTCCCTGAATAACTATTCCCAATTCACCCCCTAAAAAACCGCGTGCAGCACGGCATTTGACAAAGACCTTATTCAAGGTTTTGCAAGTTTCCACCTGAGTTGCTGTAACCATGCTCCATCTCCATTAAAAAAATCGCTAACATCAACTTTTGACTACTACACAATTACTATACCTGCTTCAATGGGAGCTTTACCATCCCAATATCGGGAGTCGCTGGCGATACCATGCCGTCATTCGTACGCGCGTCGCACGCCATGAACTTTTGACCCCTTGTGCCACGATAAAGGGGACGTGAGCGCATCGCGAATGATGTTCCATAAAATTCCGCGTCAACAGCGCCAACCCCTGCCGAGGCCAACTCAGTTCCCCTTTTCTGGATGCTGCAAGTACCCGATCAAATCGCGAATTTGATCCGTGGTGAGCACACCCAAGAGTCCGTCCGGCATCAGCGAAATCCCCAACCGCTGTTCTTCGTCGATTTCGCCGCGCGAGACCAAATGTTCCCCTTGCGCGTTCCGTAGACGATACGCCAGTTGAGATTGCTCTGCCACGACGCCGGTCAGCACGCGGCCATCGTTAAGCGTGAGGACGGTCATTTGCAGGTCCTTCGGCACGACGGCGCTGGGGTCCAGAATGTTATCCAACAGGTAATTCAGGTCGCCGCGCTGCGCGCCGGTCAGTTCCGGCCCTACATTCCCCCCCTCGCCCAAAAGCTTGTGGCATTGGGCACAGTTTTCGCGAAAAAGTTTTCCCCCCGCGACGTAGTCGCTGGCCGCGAGACGCTCAGCGGTCAGTTCGGCCATGAGTTCGGCTTTCCGTTTGGTGATTGCCTCGGGGGTCGCCCGGACGTTCCCCCAAATTTCCCGCAACTTCTTGGTGAGTTGCGGTTGCTTAAAGAGTTCGATCTGCCGCGCGACATACGCCGGCAGGTCCGCGCGGGCGATGGTTTTTTGCTCTAGTGCGTCGATCAGTCGCCCGGCCCAATGGGGGCGGCTGGCCAGAGTTTCGACGGCGACCAGTTTTTCGGGCGGGGTCAATCTGGCAAAACGGGCTAGCACCCAATCGGGTGTCGTTTCCAGATTATAAGCCGCGAGCGCGGCCAGGGCTTCTTTGCGCAGGGCCGGGTCATCCAGCAGTTTTTCTAGTTGCGGGGCCAGTTCTGGCACTTTGCGGCGGGCCATAAGTTGCATCGCGCGGGCGCGTTCCGGCGTCGAAAGTTTTTCATTGGCCAGGTTTTCCAGGAGCACCGTGCCGATTTTGGGATCGCCCATGAGCAGGCTCAGTTCGATGGCCTGCAGGCGCACACGGCCATCGGTGTGCTTACGCAGTTCGGGGGCGAGTTTGGTCCAGTTCTTACTGAGGGACAATTTTTCCCGTCCGGCCAACCCGGCTTGGAGCGCGGCTAAAAAGTCGTACGCCTGGGATTCGTCCTGCCACAGCGACGGCGTGCCAAAAATCGCCTCGAGATTTTTGGCCAATTGCGCATCGTCGGACTGATCGGTCAGGCGGCGTATGGTCAAGCGAACGAGAAGCGGGTCGGGAAGTTTGGGCAACTGTTCAACGGCCCACTGTGGATCGGCGCCGACCGCTGCTTCTAGCGCGTACCAGGTCATGAGTTGCAGGTTCCGCCGGTCGGCCCAAGCGGCATAATCCCGCTCTTTCTCAACTTGGGGCAGTTTTTGCCAGAGGGGATTTTTGAAGATGGCAGCAAGGACGGCTTTACGCTCGGTGACGGGAGCATTGTGTAAGTTGCCCAAGTAGGCCAATACGAGGGAACCCGCAGGATCCACCTCGGCAAAAAAGCTGGCGGTAAGACTATTGGCTTCTTGGGTGTTTCCTAGGAGATCGCAATAAACGGCCAATGCCGTTTTGCGAACAGGGTCGGCATAGACATGGCCAGTGAGTGCATTGCTGGGTGAAATCATCGTGCCCAGTAGGTCTAAAAATTTCCGATCTTGTTCGGACTCCAGAAGGGCGCGCCAATACCAAAGTTGGTATAGCAATTGCGGGACGGGAAGTGTCTTGAACTTATCCACCAGGATTTGCGGAAAGGCATTTTCAGCTAGGATTTTGCGTTGTTGCAAATCCGCTTCATACGTCCGCCGCAAGACCCGCCGCGCGCTCCAGGGGTCGGCCACCGCATCAACTTTGGTCGGATCCGCCACCAGCGCCTCCAAATCGGCTGGCTGCCATTTCTTTAGCTCGCCATGCCAAAACTTATATATCCGCCCGCTATTGCGGTGCACATCTTTATAATCGTGGCACTCGCCAATGTCGCACCAGTCCGCGACATAGATCGAACCATCCGGCCCCGTCGCCAGGCAAACCCCACGAAACCACGGATCGTTAAATTTGATCAGGTCCGGCCGGTGCCGTCCCACATAGCCGGTTGCTGTCCTCTCTAGCCGGTCCCGATTGATCCGCAATCCGTGAATATTGCACATCAGCAGGTCGCCACGATATTCCTGCGGCCACCGGTCCCCCAGCAAAAACACCGCCCCGCTATGCGCGTGGCCCCCGCCCAGATCGTCATGCTCGTCCTGGCCCCGGGCGCGGGTCCAATCCCCTCCTTGCCAGTGAAAGTGGTCGCTGGTCGCGGGCATTAGATCATACGAATAGGGATTGACGTCTTGGCCATGCATGCGAATGTAGTGTGCACCAGGCAGGGCTTGATACAAATGCCCAATAACGCAATTGGTGTAAAACAAATCCCCTTCTGCGTTCCAGTCGATCCCCCAGGGGTTCGTGCCGCCATGGGTGACCCCCTCGAATTTTTTGCGCGTCGGGTGATACCGCCAGACACCGCAACTGAGCGGCGTGCGATCTTTTTGGAGTGTATCGGGTGTTCCCACCCTCGATGGGGACGAAACCCCGTTGCAGCCATAAAGCCAGCCATCCGGCCCCCACTGCAGGCCGTTGACAACGTTATGTTTTCCCTCAGTGGACCAACCAGTTAGAATTATTTCCGGTGGCCCATCGGGGACGTCGTCCTGATTACGGTCGGGAATAAACAGCAAATCGGGCGCAGCGCAAACCCAGACACCACCATGGCCTAGCACAAAGCCAGTTAGAT harbors:
- the hemC gene encoding hydroxymethylbilane synthase, which encodes MLHPSSTTLRIGTRASALARWQAEWVATQLAQRGVSTELVFISTSGDIDQSGPIGTLPTQGVFTKEIQRSLLDGRVDLAVHSLKDLPTQVVPGLALAAIPPRESVADVLISRGGVTFANLPASARIGTGSSRRVSQLRNARADLTYLDIRGNVDTRLKKLDHGEYDAIVLAEAGLRRLGHTDRISELFSPDLLLSAVGQGALGLETRADDATTQAMVGALNDPVSQAAVLAERACLHTLRGGCLAPIGAWARRENDEMVLSVCVLNIAGTVKLPTEQRVLWPNDPAQALLAAEELGVSTGNVLIAAGAERLILESRAVAGGSNGGLGLE
- the dcd gene encoding dCTP deaminase, producing the protein MGLLSRAAIQRRIADGSLLIDPPPLAGDYDSDSVDVHLGNKVYEWLQPATGTTLTISLHKKQQQFSYREFAKTYLREVPVDNSGIITLRPHTFYLADLRQHTTLPSDLAMHIQGKSSLARLGVLVHLTAPHAHAGWKGRLALEIYNLGPFNIELTPEIVIGQLTFWKVEEPESQPDETPKQFDNQQTARGEN
- the nadE gene encoding NAD(+) synthase codes for the protein MQWLSLGTAVLNQTPLDWDGNQDRILQAIAAARAAGVTVLCLPELCITGYGCEDAFLAANTRRQAWRVLHAVLPATHGMIVCVGLPLLYQNALYNTAALLVDGRIAGFAAKQHLAGDGIHYEPRWFKPWPAELQTRFSASDLEDYTQVSADAAENARTTGEPAGYPLGDLLFDIGGVRIGFEICEDAWVANRPGARHALRGADVILNPSASHFAFGKDEIRQRFVLEGSRAFGVSYLYANLLGNEAGRAIYDGGAMIASGGKMLAIGPQFSFADMRLTAAYADLDATRQSRAASGSYQPQLRLDDDDCVRAPFDWPRLAVPRPAVIPPLPWPNAVDKEEEFTHALTLGLFDYLRKSRSRGFVISLSGGADSSALACLVGLMARLGVRELGHAGFVQKLAYVPGIEQCATTADLTKKLLTCVYQATQNSGPVTLEAARRVAAAVGANFLLFDVDPVVRQYIALVEEGLGRTLTWQTDDIALQNIQARVRSPSVWLVANLQNALLLATSNRSEAAVGYATMDGDTSGGLSPLAGIDKHFLRHWLRWLESSGPVGAGPIPELRYVNQQAPTAELRPPEQAQTDEGDLMPYDLLDAIEKAAIRDKRNPLETFLCVEGPFAQYDRRQLAAWVERFFRLWCRNQWKRERYAPSFHLDDENLDPKTWCRFPILNGGFEAGLRELDSQ
- a CDS encoding citrate/2-methylcitrate synthase, translating into MSAPQEKVEMIIDGKSHSFPVIVGTYNEKAIDISKLLAQTGYVTMDPGYKNTGATLSAITFIDGDAGILEHRGYPIENLAEKVSFPEVIYLLLYGELPDAAQLATFNADLKAHMGLPEGVKAVLNALPQDTHPMGMLTAVLASLTGFFAEDLESWFDESVRKRTIYRVLANMPVISAYVYRRSAGLPFIEPDPSRDYTANFMHMMFGEIAEAAVEAMDKLLILHADHEQNCSTSTVRLSGSSQTNLYSAVAAGVSALWGPLHGGANMAVLEMLDDIMADDGDAAHYIAKAKDKNDPFRLMGFGHRVYKNYDPRAKVIKKYTDKVLADLGVSDP
- a CDS encoding c-type cytochrome, with amino-acid sequence MLHWTALSRGADQPPVLAVTSANPVNNPDPAAVLAKFPPDVEGTPTPVAEALKKVTMPEGFHITCFASEPQVMQPIAIQVDDRGRLWVAECYSYPEWQPIGQDRLLILEDTNGDGIHDTRKVFYQQERYLTGFVLGHGGVWVCAAPDLLFIPDRNQDDVPDGPPEIILTGWSTEGKHNVVNGLQWGPDGWLYGCNGVSSPSRVGTPDTLQKDRTPLSCGVWRYHPTRKKFEGVTHGGTNPWGIDWNAEGDLFYTNCVIGHLYQALPGAHYIRMHGQDVNPYSYDLMPATSDHFHWQGGDWTRARGQDEHDDLGGGHAHSGAVFLLGDRWPQEYRGDLLMCNIHGLRINRDRLERTATGYVGRHRPDLIKFNDPWFRGVCLATGPDGSIYVADWCDIGECHDYKDVHRNSGRIYKFWHGELKKWQPADLEALVADPTKVDAVADPWSARRVLRRTYEADLQQRKILAENAFPQILVDKFKTLPVPQLLYQLWYWRALLESEQDRKFLDLLGTMISPSNALTGHVYADPVRKTALAVYCDLLGNTQEANSLTASFFAEVDPAGSLVLAYLGNLHNAPVTERKAVLAAIFKNPLWQKLPQVEKERDYAAWADRRNLQLMTWYALEAAVGADPQWAVEQLPKLPDPLLVRLTIRRLTDQSDDAQLAKNLEAIFGTPSLWQDESQAYDFLAALQAGLAGREKLSLSKNWTKLAPELRKHTDGRVRLQAIELSLLMGDPKIGTVLLENLANEKLSTPERARAMQLMARRKVPELAPQLEKLLDDPALRKEALAALAAYNLETTPDWVLARFARLTPPEKLVAVETLASRPHWAGRLIDALEQKTIARADLPAYVARQIELFKQPQLTKKLREIWGNVRATPEAITKRKAELMAELTAERLAASDYVAGGKLFRENCAQCHKLLGEGGNVGPELTGAQRGDLNYLLDNILDPSAVVPKDLQMTVLTLNDGRVLTGVVAEQSQLAYRLRNAQGEHLVSRGEIDEEQRLGISLMPDGLLGVLTTDQIRDLIGYLQHPEKGN